One segment of Schistocerca nitens isolate TAMUIC-IGC-003100 chromosome 3, iqSchNite1.1, whole genome shotgun sequence DNA contains the following:
- the LOC126248828 gene encoding ras-related protein rab7: MASRKKVLLKVIILGDSGVGKTSLMNQYVNKKFSNQYKATIGADFLTKEVLVDDRVVTMQIWDTAGQERFQSLGVAFYRGADCCVLVFDVSAPNTFKSLEGWRDEFLIQASPRDPENFPFVVLGNKVDLENRAVSVKRASQWCQSKNNIPYFETSAKEAINVEQAFQTIAKNALAQESEVELYSEFPDQIKLTGEQKGARPDACAC; the protein is encoded by the exons ATGGCATCCAGAAAGAAGGTACTCCTGAAAGTCATAATCCTAGGAGATTCAGGTGTAGGAAAGACTTCATTGATGAACCAATATgtcaataaaaaattttccaatcAGTATAAAGCAACAATAGGAGCAGATTTCCTGACAAAGGAAGTCCTAGTGGATGATCGAGTAGTGACTATGCAG ATTTGGGACACAGCtggacaagaaaggtttcagtcaTTAGGTGTTGCATTTTACCGTGGTGCTGACTGCTGTGTGTTGGTATTTGATGTATCGGCTCCGAATACATTCAAGTCTCTAGAAGGTTGGAGAGATGAATTCCTGATCCAAGCATCACCAAGAGACCCagaaaattttccatttgttgtgctTGGAAACAAGGTGGATCTTGAGAACCGAGCG GTTTCAGTGAAACGTGCCAGCCAGTGGTGTCAGAGTAAGAACAATATCCCATACTTTGAAACGTCGGCTAAAGAAGCCATCAATGTGGAGCAGGCATTCCAGACCATCGCAAAGAATGCATTGGCACAGGAGAGTGAAGTTGAGCTCTATAGTGAATTCCCTGATCAGATaaagcttaccggagaacaaaaaGGAGCACGCCCTGATGCCTGTGCATGTTAA